One part of the Lycium ferocissimum isolate CSIRO_LF1 chromosome 8, AGI_CSIRO_Lferr_CH_V1, whole genome shotgun sequence genome encodes these proteins:
- the LOC132068094 gene encoding F-box protein At5g07610-like, with product MEESHMHKKLALTAAVDVIAGNADLLYEILLCLPARSLIRFSIVCKLWFSIITSMQFRLSHCRTLAFSNALPLSGIYFYNCLTNLQKIESLALADNVTSLPPLQFLDQFNLSIGSADDVTEFKVTQSCNGLLMCIFTVRSHVGTIKRGIVYNPANKEVLLLPTPYKKYDGCICYNLISDPSEPPYYKALCVTRLGGWYSNIDVSVYVPGSNSWRSYCRVAAHDMCYDSGVFWNGAIHWIGEFSSIYFDVNSEKVAMIRMPPRPQGYCSEKIRYFGEWGGHLYLIQVQSLYAKKFNVLELDKDTWKWSVKYRVHLARLISAFPEMVQQTSSGTRYAFSILSVIRGENEEDSVLLLTIPGKVVAYNLVRKTAKVVRELPGEVANTLHFNHVSAYQYTESLFPVQKWNIIPK from the coding sequence CAAGATCTCTCATCAGGTTCAGTATAGTATGCAAGCTTTGGTTCTCAATCATTACCAGTATGCAATTTAGGCTTAGTCACTGCCGTACTCTTGCATTTTCTAACGCTCTCCCCCTTTCCGGGATTTACTTCTATAACTGTCTAACCAATCTCCAAAAGATTGAATCCCTTGCACTCGCTGATAATGTAACTAGCCTCCCTCCTCTTCAATTCCTTGACCAATTCAATCTAAGCATAGGATCTGCAGACGACGTTACTGAATTCAAGGTTACACAATCTTGCAACGGCCTGTTAATGTGCATATTCACCGTGAGAAGTCATGTAGGTACTATCAAACGTGGTATTGTTTACAATCCCGCAAATAAAGAGGTCCTTCTATTGCCGACCCCCTATAAGAAGTATGATGGATGCATTTGTTATAATCTGATATCTGATCCTTCAGAACCACCTTATTACAAAGCCTTGTGTGTTACTCGTCTCGGTGGCTGGTATTCTAATATCGATGTGAGTGTGTACGTGCCAGGGAGTAACTCTTGGAGATCTTATTGTCGTGTTGCCGCACACGATATGTGCTATGACAGTGGAGTATTTTGGAATGGTGCTATTCACTGGATCGGTGAATTTTCCTCCATTTACTTTGATGTTAATTCAGAGAAAGTTGCAATGATAAGAATGCCACCAAGACCTCAGGGTTATTGTAGCGAAAAGATTAGGTATTTTGGGGAATGGGGTGGCCATTTGTATCTTATTCAGGTTCAGAGCCTATACGCCAAGAAATTCAATGTGCTCGAATTAGATAAAGATACCTGGAAGTGGTCAGTTAAGTATCGTGTTCATCTTGCTCGGTTAATTTCAGCATTTCCTGAGATGGTTCAGCAGACATCATCTGGCACACGATATGCATTTTCCATTTTGTCTGTGATTCGAGGGGAGAACGAAGAAGATTCAGTCCTTTTGCTAACTATTCCCGGGAAGGTGGTCGCCTACAACTTAGTGCGTAAAACTGCTAAAGTAGTCCGCGAATTGCCTGGTGAAGTAGCTAATACTTTACACTTTAATCATGTCAGCGCTTATCAGTATACTGAGAGTTTATTTCCGGTACAAAAGTGGAATATTATTCCAAAATAG